Proteins encoded in a region of the uncultured Erythrobacter sp. genome:
- a CDS encoding sensor histidine kinase: MDKALYTESQSSLPLRTVVISAVGLWSVYFILITARGFLVGMDLDVDLLWRRATVCTVAVLVTLVLWAILRLFEARKRWVMMVVALVAALPGAVLIAQVNQVLFAPIQMKMEKKFAAERGINLRRDEAGNLFAEIPQTTGGTIEGDDDGLEGTPMVTVTLQDADDKGEKWLPIVDAALSRYYILLTWASLFIALTAIAQARVAERREEQFRSAAKAAELRSLRYQVNPHFLFNTLNSLSALVMTGKADRAERMIQTISRFYRHSLADEPTSDVPLKDEFDLQQLYLDIEAVRFPERLKCVFDLPADLADARVPGMILQPLVENSVKYAVSAVTREITITVAAREEFDRLVVTVGDDGPGVPEGVGHGFGIGLANVRDRLEARFGPDIGLTSAPTPDGYQTEIRIPLTRHG, encoded by the coding sequence ATGGATAAGGCACTGTACACAGAATCGCAGTCGAGCTTGCCGCTGCGCACCGTCGTGATTTCGGCGGTGGGTTTGTGGTCGGTGTATTTCATTTTGATCACAGCGCGCGGTTTTCTGGTCGGGATGGATCTCGACGTCGATCTGCTTTGGCGGCGGGCTACCGTCTGCACAGTCGCCGTTCTGGTCACCCTGGTTCTCTGGGCCATTCTGCGCCTGTTCGAGGCCCGCAAGCGTTGGGTCATGATGGTTGTGGCGCTGGTTGCAGCGCTGCCGGGCGCCGTGCTGATAGCTCAGGTCAACCAAGTCCTGTTTGCGCCGATCCAGATGAAGATGGAGAAGAAATTCGCGGCGGAACGCGGCATCAATCTACGCCGCGACGAAGCCGGGAACCTGTTTGCCGAGATCCCACAAACCACTGGCGGCACGATTGAGGGCGATGATGACGGGCTCGAAGGGACCCCGATGGTCACCGTGACGCTCCAAGACGCTGACGATAAAGGCGAAAAGTGGCTACCGATCGTCGATGCCGCGCTCAGCCGCTACTATATCCTGCTGACTTGGGCATCTTTGTTTATCGCACTTACCGCTATTGCACAGGCCCGCGTGGCCGAGCGCCGCGAAGAGCAATTCAGGTCTGCTGCGAAGGCGGCCGAGCTGCGATCCCTGCGCTATCAGGTCAATCCGCATTTCCTGTTCAACACGCTTAATTCGCTCTCCGCACTGGTGATGACGGGCAAAGCGGATCGGGCAGAGCGGATGATCCAGACAATCAGCCGATTCTATCGCCACAGCCTGGCCGACGAACCAACTTCGGATGTGCCGCTGAAAGACGAATTCGACCTGCAGCAGCTCTATCTCGATATCGAAGCAGTGCGTTTTCCGGAGCGGCTCAAATGCGTGTTCGACCTGCCAGCCGACCTGGCCGATGCGCGGGTTCCGGGCATGATACTGCAGCCTTTGGTTGAAAACTCGGTCAAATACGCGGTTTCGGCAGTGACTCGTGAGATCACGATTACTGTGGCTGCGCGTGAAGAGTTTGATCGGCTTGTTGTGACGGTTGGTGACGATGGACCGGGTGTCCCTGAAGGGGTTGGGCACGGTTTCGGCATTGGCCTTGCCAATGTCCGCGATAGGCTCGAGGCGCGCTTTGGGCCGGATATCGGCCTAACGTCGGCGCCCACTCCCGATGGCTACCAGACAGAAATCCGCATACCGTTGACCCGACATGGCTGA
- a CDS encoding LytTR family DNA-binding domain-containing protein produces MADSETETAALRTLIVDDEPLAVERIQVICAEINAINVVGTASDGAGALRLSDKLNPDLMLLDMTMPEVDGLGVARKLGETENPPAVIFVTAHDHFAVEAFDLEAIDYVLKPVSADRLERAIERAIARRGARKEKASEWLEELWVPHRSELLRIAVSEVHRIDAERDYVRLHVGEGDQSRSYLLLQTIAGLEARLDPEEFIRIHRSTILRRDNIRGLRHDGLGVWSAELQNGDALRIGRTYLSKVKAMAGR; encoded by the coding sequence ATGGCTGATTCAGAAACCGAGACCGCCGCCCTGCGCACCTTGATCGTTGACGATGAACCGCTCGCCGTGGAGCGGATTCAGGTGATTTGCGCCGAGATCAACGCGATCAATGTCGTTGGCACCGCCAGCGACGGCGCAGGTGCCCTACGACTGTCCGACAAGCTCAATCCCGATCTGATGTTGCTCGACATGACCATGCCCGAAGTCGACGGGCTTGGTGTTGCCCGCAAATTGGGTGAAACCGAGAATCCGCCAGCAGTTATCTTCGTGACGGCTCACGATCATTTTGCCGTTGAGGCTTTCGATCTGGAAGCGATCGACTATGTCTTGAAGCCAGTTTCAGCCGACCGACTTGAACGCGCAATCGAGCGCGCGATTGCCCGGCGCGGGGCACGCAAGGAAAAAGCCAGCGAGTGGCTAGAAGAACTGTGGGTGCCGCATCGCTCGGAACTGCTCCGGATCGCGGTGAGCGAGGTTCACCGGATCGATGCCGAGCGAGACTATGTGCGCTTGCATGTCGGGGAGGGAGATCAGTCGCGCTCCTATCTTTTGCTCCAGACCATTGCAGGCCTTGAAGCACGGCTTGATCCCGAAGAGTTCATCCGCATCCACCGCTCCACCATCCTGCGGCGCGACAATATCCGCGGGCTGCGGCACGATGGGCTCGGCGTGTGGTCGGCAGAGCTGCAGAATGGAGACGCGCTGCGGATTGGACGGACCTATCTTTCCAAGGTCAAGGCTATGGCCGGTCGTTGA
- a CDS encoding UrcA family protein: MKTIVLAAAALGLVATPAFAGPAKGESTSVSFAGLDLETAEGQKILQARIDSAARSVCQVDRIRTGTRLKSSEARDCYAKARASAKRQVATAIADQQFGG; this comes from the coding sequence ATGAAAACTATCGTATTGGCCGCAGCAGCCCTCGGCCTCGTCGCCACCCCCGCTTTCGCTGGCCCAGCAAAAGGTGAAAGCACTTCGGTAAGCTTCGCCGGTCTCGATCTCGAAACGGCAGAGGGCCAGAAAATCCTTCAGGCCCGGATCGACTCCGCTGCTCGTTCAGTCTGTCAGGTCGATCGCATCCGCACCGGCACTCGGCTCAAATCATCTGAAGCGCGGGATTGCTACGCCAAGGCCCGTGCCAGCGCCAAGCGCCAGGTAGCCACAGCGATCGCCGATCAACAGTTCGGCGGCTGA
- a CDS encoding metallophosphoesterase: MTTRLFHISDVHFGVEDSAALASVAEAVVRERPDAVVCTGDLTQRAKHSEYAAAAEWFASLGVPIWLDPGNHDMPYYSPIERFTDPYRRYRRLKDRVASDYSSEDVVLVPLKTTVRAQRRFPWSDGVVMRSALGRTLEQLAKLKDDPRTVIVTAHHPLLGPHDERGNPTIGGDRAFAAIAAAGADAVISGHVHRPFDEVRIRGDHSARMIGAGTLSTRLRHGEPASYQTLTIEPGGAVEVELRRFADGHP, from the coding sequence ATGACAACCAGACTATTCCATATCAGCGATGTGCATTTCGGTGTCGAAGACAGCGCTGCACTGGCGTCGGTAGCAGAAGCGGTTGTGCGCGAACGGCCTGATGCGGTTGTTTGCACCGGAGATCTGACGCAGCGCGCGAAGCACAGCGAATATGCCGCGGCTGCTGAGTGGTTTGCCTCGCTGGGTGTCCCCATCTGGCTCGATCCTGGTAATCATGACATGCCCTATTACAGTCCAATCGAGCGCTTCACCGATCCGTATCGCCGTTACCGGCGCCTGAAAGACCGTGTGGCGAGCGATTACTCGTCTGAAGACGTTGTATTGGTCCCGCTCAAGACAACGGTCCGAGCGCAGCGGCGCTTTCCTTGGTCTGACGGGGTGGTGATGCGCAGCGCGCTTGGAAGAACTCTTGAGCAATTGGCCAAGCTAAAGGACGATCCGCGCACTGTGATTGTCACTGCGCACCACCCATTGCTGGGCCCGCATGATGAGCGAGGCAATCCGACCATAGGCGGCGACCGCGCTTTTGCCGCGATTGCCGCCGCCGGAGCAGACGCCGTGATCTCTGGTCATGTCCACCGACCCTTCGACGAAGTTCGCATTCGAGGCGATCATTCGGCTCGGATGATCGGCGCTGGCACCTTGTCGACAAGGCTGCGGCACGGGGAACCCGCTTCGTATCAGACCCTCACTATTGAGCCGGGCGGAGCGGTCGAAGTCGAGCTGCGCCGCTTCGCTGACGGGCATCCGTGA
- the rpsI gene encoding 30S ribosomal protein S9, whose protein sequence is MADEKNNAETGVETGAETAAETPAATETAATTETAAEAEAKPAETVSDLADLKDIAGDAPAADAAEIAQNPAAPLREQELDGQGRAYATGRRKDAVARVWLTPGTGKITINGKDQEAYFARPTLRLIINQPFAITDRAGQYDIVATVRGGGLSGQAGAVKHGISQALTKYEPELRATVKSAGFLTRDSRVVERKKYGRAKARRSFQFSKR, encoded by the coding sequence ATGGCTGACGAAAAGAACAACGCAGAAACTGGGGTTGAAACTGGGGCCGAAACTGCAGCGGAAACCCCTGCAGCTACCGAAACAGCTGCGACCACCGAAACCGCGGCGGAAGCGGAAGCCAAACCTGCTGAGACCGTATCTGATCTCGCCGATCTGAAAGACATTGCCGGTGACGCACCAGCTGCGGATGCAGCCGAGATCGCCCAGAACCCAGCTGCTCCGCTACGTGAGCAAGAGCTCGACGGACAGGGCCGCGCTTACGCGACCGGTCGCCGTAAGGACGCCGTTGCTCGCGTCTGGCTCACACCAGGCACTGGCAAGATCACGATCAATGGCAAGGATCAGGAAGCGTATTTCGCACGTCCGACCCTGCGTCTGATCATCAACCAGCCGTTCGCGATCACCGATCGTGCCGGTCAGTATGATATCGTTGCAACTGTGCGCGGCGGCGGACTCTCCGGTCAGGCCGGCGCAGTCAAGCACGGCATCAGCCAGGCTCTGACCAAGTACGAGCCGGAACTGCGCGCGACCGTGAAGTCGGCTGGCTTCCTCACCCGCGACAGCCGCGTGGTTGAGCGTAAGAAGTATGGCCGCGCGAAAGCACGTCGTAGCTTCCAGTTCTCGAAGCGTTAA
- the rplM gene encoding 50S ribosomal protein L13, whose translation MKALSKQTRSIKPAEVEKNWHLIDADGLVVGRLASIIANILRGKHKPSYTPHVDCGDHVIVINADKVKFTSNKASKKIYYKHTGHPGGIKETTPEKILEGRFPERVLEKAVERMIPRGPLGRDQMRALHLYNGTEHPHDGQNPQVLDVASMNRKNKVTG comes from the coding sequence ATGAAGGCTCTGAGCAAACAGACCCGGTCGATTAAACCGGCCGAGGTCGAAAAGAACTGGCACCTGATCGATGCCGACGGCCTTGTGGTCGGTCGGCTCGCTTCAATCATCGCCAACATCCTGCGCGGCAAGCATAAGCCGAGCTACACGCCGCATGTCGATTGCGGCGATCACGTGATCGTGATCAACGCCGACAAGGTGAAATTCACCAGCAACAAGGCGAGCAAGAAGATCTATTACAAGCACACCGGCCACCCCGGTGGCATCAAGGAAACCACGCCAGAGAAGATCCTCGAAGGCCGTTTCCCTGAGCGCGTGCTTGAAAAAGCGGTTGAGCGCATGATCCCGCGCGGTCCGCTGGGCCGCGATCAGATGCGCGCTTTGCACCTCTATAATGGCACCGAGCATCCGCATGACGGGCAGAACCCGCAAGTGCTCGACGTCGCTTCCATGAATCGCAAGAACAAGGTCACCGGATAA
- the cutA gene encoding divalent-cation tolerance protein CutA translates to MKKVIAALAWCPFPDRPTARDVSGLLLDERLIGCANVIGDIESIFEWGGERGSGTEVAVLFKTNAGIVDRMVERLGQLHPYDTPAIVAWRCDAAHPATLAWLGVIGAREPS, encoded by the coding sequence ATGAAAAAGGTCATCGCGGCGCTCGCCTGGTGCCCCTTCCCTGATCGCCCAACGGCCCGCGATGTGTCCGGGCTGCTCCTCGATGAACGCTTGATCGGGTGCGCCAATGTTATCGGCGACATCGAATCCATTTTCGAATGGGGCGGCGAACGCGGTAGCGGCACAGAAGTCGCAGTACTCTTCAAAACCAACGCTGGTATCGTTGACCGAATGGTCGAGCGTTTGGGCCAGCTTCACCCTTATGATACACCGGCAATTGTAGCTTGGCGCTGTGATGCTGCCCATCCAGCAACGCTCGCCTGGCTCGGCGTCATTGGGGCAAGGGAGCCATCATGA